From Pedosphaera parvula Ellin514, one genomic window encodes:
- a CDS encoding DUF1501 domain-containing protein gives MNCQTNLYPKEHPVAVSRRWFFKQCGVGLGAIALHNLLGDYASAAQTSSASNNPLAPKQPHFPAKAKNVIYLFMAGAPSHLELFDYKPQLAKFNGTLPPAELLKGYRAAFINPSSKLLGPKFSFARHGQSGAELSELLPHLAEVADDIAIVKSMSTDAFNHAPAQIMMHTGSQQFGRPSVGAWSLYGLGSESKDLPGFVVFSSGAKGPSGGASNWGSGFLPTVYNGVMFRSQGDPILYLSNPKGVDDQIQRDTLDSVRNLNQKHLDVVGDPEISTRINSYEMAYRMQTSAPDLMDLSKEPKHVLEMYGVEPGKPSFAMNCLLARRLIERGVRFVELFHESWDQHGNLKADLTKNCKHTDQASAALVKDLKQRGLLDDTLVIWGGEFGRTPMVQGGDDGRDHHPNCFTMWMAGGGIKPGITLGESDDFGFNVTKDKVHVHDLNATILHLLGFDHTKLTYRFQGRDFRLTDVHGELVTKLLA, from the coding sequence ATGAATTGCCAGACAAATCTATATCCCAAAGAACATCCGGTGGCGGTGTCGCGCCGTTGGTTTTTTAAACAATGCGGGGTGGGACTTGGAGCCATCGCATTGCACAATTTGCTGGGTGATTACGCCTCGGCGGCGCAGACAAGTTCTGCGTCGAACAATCCACTCGCACCGAAGCAACCGCATTTTCCCGCGAAAGCAAAAAATGTCATCTATCTTTTCATGGCAGGCGCTCCCAGTCATTTGGAGTTGTTCGATTACAAACCGCAGTTGGCAAAATTCAACGGTACCCTTCCGCCTGCCGAGTTGTTGAAGGGATACCGGGCTGCATTTATCAATCCGAGTTCGAAATTGCTCGGACCGAAATTCAGTTTTGCCAGGCATGGCCAATCTGGGGCCGAGCTTTCAGAACTGCTGCCCCATCTGGCGGAGGTGGCCGATGACATTGCCATTGTGAAGTCGATGTCCACGGATGCTTTCAATCACGCGCCAGCTCAGATCATGATGCACACGGGATCGCAGCAGTTTGGTCGTCCAAGCGTTGGGGCATGGTCGTTGTATGGGCTTGGCAGTGAGTCGAAGGATCTGCCTGGATTCGTCGTGTTCAGTTCCGGAGCGAAAGGGCCGAGCGGCGGAGCATCGAATTGGGGTTCGGGTTTTCTGCCGACCGTTTACAACGGCGTGATGTTCCGCAGCCAGGGCGATCCAATTCTCTACCTATCCAATCCAAAGGGGGTGGATGACCAGATTCAGCGTGATACTTTGGATTCAGTTCGGAATCTGAATCAAAAACATTTGGACGTGGTTGGGGATCCGGAAATTAGCACGCGGATTAACTCCTACGAAATGGCTTACCGGATGCAAACCAGCGCACCGGATCTCATGGATCTCTCAAAGGAACCGAAACATGTCCTCGAGATGTACGGGGTCGAGCCAGGCAAGCCATCGTTCGCGATGAATTGTCTGCTCGCACGACGATTGATTGAGCGAGGTGTCCGGTTCGTTGAGCTGTTTCATGAGTCATGGGACCAACATGGAAATCTTAAGGCGGACTTGACAAAAAACTGCAAGCATACCGACCAGGCTTCGGCAGCTTTGGTGAAGGATTTGAAACAGCGCGGCCTGCTTGATGACACCTTGGTTATCTGGGGCGGCGAGTTTGGACGAACACCGATGGTGCAGGGCGGCGACGACGGGCGCGACCATCATCCGAATTGCTTCACCATGTGGATGGCCGGCGGTGGGATAAAGCCCGGTATCACCTTGGGCGAATCTGATGATTTCGGGTTTAACGTGACGAAAGACAAGGTTCATGTGCATGACCTGAATGCCACAATTCTGCACCTGCTCGGTTTTGATCATACCAAATTAACCTATAGGTTTCAGGGACGTGATTTCCGCTTAACGGATGTGCATGGCGAACTGGTGACCAAGTTGCTTGCATGA
- a CDS encoding c-type cytochrome produces the protein MNRSNLLRLALLLWVSLFMNVVRADAPDWIWHDNKGKEPANGEIRYFRKTFNVTGKVSNATLSAAADDEIQVFINGNMVLEGSGWSKGSHADVTKHIHPGENLIAIRGRNVSGPAAVIAMVEMQLPKRQKQYLLTDKSWLSSDTGVDNWYTTNYNDSNWTKPVSLGKLGVQPWGDVLSLPKATPASDLTLLPGFKAELLRSAEPGEGSWVSMAVDAKGRLIVSPQEGTRNLLRITLTKTGQVEKIEKINLPVGSAMGLLYAFDSLYVNGTGPEGLGLYRLRDTNHDDQYDSVKLIKKIEGASGEHGSHGLILGPDNHIYIISGNFTKVPKDIAPDSQHKHYAEDQLLPRGQDGNGFGNGIEPPGGFVLRTDEDGKKWELYCAGMRNTYDFAFSPQGEIFGFDSDMEWDWGMPWYRPIRICHLVSGGDYGFREGTGKWPKYYPDSLPSTVDVGIGSPTGLKFGTASNYPEKYKNALFAMDWSYGRIFAVHLTPNGASYDATFENFVKGKPLNVTDLEFGKDGAMYFLTGGRGTQSGLYRVSYVGEPQKEPKKSRDEVAQEKAAKTAREVRHKLESFHGHTDAKAVEFAWPYLNSDDRFLRYAARIAIESQPVESWKDRALSETHTNAGINGLLALARLGAKDTQGPLLRALAKFPIDGLSESQKLEKLRVIELSFIRQGKPDQQIAKMAIEKLDRQYPAKSQALNRELCQLLVYLQAPDVVAKTLALLDAATTQEEQIYYIFQLRALKTGWTMEQREHYFSWFNREHEGEPGDPTYHKGAGYYPWSKRAGYKPQHSAELLKWFTDAERDYGDGSSFPKFMINFRKDAVASLNDQERVELASLITEKKAEPKKPTVEHKFVQDWKMEDLLADLDKASKGRSFAKGREAFTAAQCIQCHRFNNEGGAVGPELTAVSSRFARKDVLESILLPSKVVSEQYQNTTVTKKDGDDVTGRIIEENDTKIVVVTNPLTQTKVEVLKADIQKRDASKLSPMPEGLVNILTRDEILDLLAYIESGGKQTTAAFETK, from the coding sequence ATGAATCGATCGAATCTACTTCGTCTGGCCCTTTTGCTCTGGGTTTCACTGTTCATGAACGTCGTTCGTGCTGATGCACCGGACTGGATATGGCATGACAACAAAGGCAAGGAGCCTGCCAATGGAGAAATACGCTACTTCCGCAAGACCTTTAACGTGACCGGGAAGGTGAGCAACGCCACGCTTTCCGCAGCAGCGGATGACGAAATCCAGGTCTTTATCAACGGAAACATGGTTCTGGAAGGGAGCGGTTGGAGCAAGGGCTCCCATGCCGATGTAACCAAGCACATTCATCCCGGTGAAAACCTGATTGCCATTCGTGGACGCAACGTCTCTGGTCCGGCGGCAGTGATTGCCATGGTGGAAATGCAGCTTCCCAAACGTCAAAAACAATACCTGCTCACGGACAAGAGCTGGCTTTCATCCGATACCGGAGTCGATAATTGGTATACCACGAACTATAACGACAGCAATTGGACCAAGCCTGTAAGCTTGGGAAAGCTGGGGGTTCAACCTTGGGGCGATGTTCTAAGCTTGCCCAAAGCTACTCCAGCCTCCGATTTGACTTTGCTCCCCGGCTTTAAAGCTGAACTGCTTCGTTCGGCTGAACCCGGTGAAGGTTCATGGGTTTCGATGGCCGTGGATGCAAAGGGACGGCTGATTGTTTCTCCTCAGGAAGGCACCAGGAACCTCCTACGGATCACTTTGACCAAAACGGGACAGGTTGAAAAGATCGAGAAAATCAACCTGCCAGTCGGCTCAGCCATGGGCCTGCTTTATGCCTTCGACAGTCTTTACGTAAATGGCACCGGCCCTGAAGGCCTGGGCCTCTATCGCCTGCGTGATACCAATCACGATGACCAATATGATTCCGTAAAGTTAATCAAAAAAATTGAAGGGGCCTCCGGCGAGCATGGCAGCCATGGGCTAATTCTGGGGCCGGACAATCATATTTACATTATCAGCGGCAATTTCACGAAGGTGCCGAAAGACATCGCTCCGGATTCCCAGCACAAGCATTACGCCGAAGATCAGCTTCTTCCCCGTGGTCAGGATGGCAACGGCTTCGGAAATGGCATTGAACCTCCGGGTGGTTTTGTTTTGCGCACTGATGAAGACGGCAAGAAATGGGAATTGTATTGCGCCGGAATGCGTAACACCTACGACTTCGCTTTCAGTCCGCAGGGCGAGATATTTGGTTTTGACAGCGATATGGAATGGGACTGGGGCATGCCGTGGTATCGCCCGATTCGTATCTGCCATTTGGTCTCCGGTGGGGATTATGGTTTTCGCGAAGGTACCGGCAAATGGCCAAAATATTATCCGGACAGCCTGCCCAGCACGGTAGACGTAGGTATCGGCTCGCCAACTGGCCTGAAATTTGGTACTGCCAGCAACTATCCGGAGAAATATAAAAATGCCTTGTTTGCCATGGATTGGTCCTACGGCCGCATTTTCGCCGTTCATTTAACTCCTAACGGAGCGAGTTATGATGCGACCTTCGAAAACTTCGTCAAAGGCAAGCCGCTTAATGTTACCGATCTGGAATTTGGCAAGGATGGCGCGATGTACTTTCTCACTGGTGGGCGTGGAACCCAGTCCGGACTATATCGCGTAAGCTACGTTGGCGAACCCCAAAAGGAACCCAAAAAATCCAGGGACGAAGTTGCACAGGAAAAAGCTGCCAAGACCGCACGTGAAGTGCGTCATAAATTGGAGAGCTTCCACGGCCATACGGATGCCAAGGCTGTCGAATTTGCCTGGCCTTACTTGAACAGCGACGACCGATTCCTTCGCTATGCGGCTCGGATTGCGATTGAAAGCCAACCCGTCGAATCATGGAAGGATCGTGCATTGTCAGAGACTCACACTAATGCGGGCATCAATGGTCTGCTCGCGCTCGCTCGTCTCGGTGCTAAAGACACTCAGGGGCCACTGCTGCGTGCCCTGGCAAAGTTCCCGATCGATGGTTTAAGCGAATCTCAGAAACTTGAGAAGTTGCGCGTGATCGAACTGAGCTTCATTCGACAAGGCAAACCAGATCAGCAGATTGCCAAAATGGCGATCGAAAAGTTGGACCGCCAATATCCGGCCAAATCTCAGGCGCTCAACCGTGAGCTCTGCCAGCTCCTGGTTTATCTGCAAGCCCCTGATGTGGTTGCTAAAACCCTGGCATTACTCGATGCAGCCACTACGCAAGAGGAACAAATTTATTACATCTTCCAGTTGCGCGCACTGAAGACGGGTTGGACGATGGAACAGCGTGAACACTACTTCAGCTGGTTTAATCGTGAGCATGAAGGCGAGCCCGGAGACCCGACCTATCACAAGGGCGCAGGGTATTATCCCTGGTCGAAACGCGCGGGTTACAAACCTCAGCACTCTGCCGAGTTGCTTAAATGGTTCACCGATGCCGAGCGCGATTACGGCGACGGTTCGAGTTTTCCAAAATTCATGATAAACTTCCGGAAGGACGCAGTGGCATCACTGAACGACCAGGAACGTGTGGAACTGGCATCGCTCATCACCGAAAAGAAAGCCGAGCCCAAGAAGCCAACTGTTGAACACAAGTTCGTTCAAGACTGGAAAATGGAAGATCTTTTGGCCGATCTTGATAAGGCCTCCAAAGGCCGGTCTTTCGCCAAAGGCCGGGAGGCGTTCACTGCGGCTCAGTGCATCCAATGCCATCGTTTCAACAATGAAGGTGGCGCGGTTGGCCCTGAACTGACTGCGGTTTCAAGCCGCTTTGCCCGCAAAGATGTTCTGGAGTCGATTCTCCTGCCATCAAAAGTGGTGTCCGAACAGTATCAAAATACAACTGTCACCAAGAAGGATGGCGATGATGTGACCGGTCGGATCATTGAAGAGAACGATACGAAGATCGTCGTTGTCACCAACCCGCTGACACAAACTAAAGTTGAAGTCTTGAAAGCGGACATCCAAAAACGCGATGCCTCAAAGCTTTCGCCCATGCCGGAAGGCCTTGTAAATATTTTGACCAGGGATGAAATTCTTGATTTGCTGGCCTACATCGAATCCGGCGGAAAGCAAACCACAGCTGCTTTTGAGACGAAGTAA